One region of Ascaphus truei isolate aAscTru1 chromosome 13, aAscTru1.hap1, whole genome shotgun sequence genomic DNA includes:
- the SRRD gene encoding SRR1-like protein, producing METSDWQTVPKKKGTKKSARKKEPPDSKAEIPHQPHLSYADEGWDNLTQRIHETMERLRASEFWDSSLRITIECLHQCHCKPSLASEEHLDTCKERVDAYHLETGEISPGGGICSRTRHFDCVCYGLGNFSSCVISRHQLAFLLLLLEQLQIPRCKCHVFDPLFSPLEISVLKKFGLTVILDNEEGKRAVCRPTVFYMLHCGKALYNNVLWRNWSQEALSKMIIIGNSFKGFQERLLSRILQRDYAYIQQSLQALEEIAFPDSHQYSDMFNDTSIHWFPLQKLGMLPSEAWQLLAEPDYQECDDLEIIRNQKR from the exons ATGGAAACAAGTGACTGGCAGACTGTCCCAAAGAAGAAGGGAACGAAGAAATCGGCACGGAAGAAAGAGCCGCCAGATTCCAAGGCGGAGATACCGCACCAGCCGCACCTCTCTTATGCCGACGAGGGTTGGGACAATCTGACACAGAGAATTCACGAGACCAT GGAGCGTCTGAGAGCCTCTGAATTCTGGGATTCTTCTCTAA GAATTACAATAGAGTGCCTTCACCAATGCCATTGCAAACCATCATTGGCTTCAGAAGAACATCTTGACACATGTAAAGAACGGGTGGACGCCTACCACCTTGAAACCGGCGAGATCAGCCCCGGAGGAGGAATCTGCAGCCGAACACGGCACTTTGACTGCGTGTGTTACGGCCTTGGGAACTTCTCTTCATGCGTAATATCTCGCCACCAACTGGCTTTCTTGCTTCTGCTCCTGGAACAGTTGCAG ATCCCACGATGCAAGTGCCATGTTTTCGATCCGCTCTTCTCTCCCTTGGAGATTTCAGTCCTGAAGAAGTTTGGTCTGACGGTCATCTTGGATAACGAG GAGGGGAAACGTGCAGTTTGCAGACCCACTGTCTTCTACATGCTGCATTGCGGGAAGGCGCTCTACAATAATGTGCTGTGGAGGAACTGGTCACAGGAGGCATTGTCCAAGATGATTATCATTGGCAACAGTTTCAAAGGGTTTCAGGAAAG GCTGCTGTCCCGGATCTTGCAACGGGATTATGCGTATATTCAACAG AGTTTACAAGCCTTGGAAGAAATAGCTTTCCCAGACAGCCATCAATACAGCGACATGTTCAATGATACTTCCATCCATTGGTTTCCCTTACAAAAACTTGGGATGTTACCAAGTGAAGCATGGCAGCTCCTGGCCGAGCCAGATTACCAAGAGTGTGACGATCTGGAGAtcatcaggaaccaaaaaagatGA